Within Myceligenerans xiligouense, the genomic segment GGGTGCCCGCCCGGCGGGCCGCGCCGAGCACGGCCCGGGTGCCGCCGACGGTGATCGTCCGGATCTCGTCGGCCGGGTAGCTCGGCAGCGCCGCGACGCAGTGCACGACGGCGTCCGCGCCGTGCAGGTGCGTCAGCACCGACTCCTCGTCCCGGACGTCCGCGACCACCTGTTCGACCCCGTCGGGGGCGTCGGGATCGGGACGGCGGTCGACGCCGGTCACCTCGGCGCCGTCCGCGGCGAGACGCCTCACGAGTGCCGAGCCGAGCATGCCGGACGAGCCGGTGACGACGACGTGCCGTCCGGTCAGTTCCACAGCGACCACACCTTGTCCTTGATCAGGGCCGCGAGGAGCTGGGGCATGCCGAGCGCCAGTGTCTCCTCGAACGCGGTGAGGAAGTACGCCACCTCGCTCTCGCCGGCCACCAGCGGGGGAGCGGCGACGAGCGGGCTCTTCCCGTTGAGCGTGTAGTAGAGGTACACGCCGTGCTTCTGGTACATCGTGTTGATCACCGCGGCCGTGATGAGCTTGTGGGGTAGCAGGGGGTCGCGGCTGAGGCCACCGGGCGCGTAGCGGGCCGCCAGCTCGATCAGCCGAGGGCTGCCGGAGAGGAAGATCCCCTGGAGGGCGCCCGCCCCCTGCACGTCCGCGATGAGGTCGGGGAAGCGGTTCTGGATCCGCTTCAGGCCGGTGACGAGCTGTTCCCCGATCGCGCGGGCACGCGCCGGGTAGTCGTCCTCGACCGCGACGCGGACGGCCTCGATCGCCGTCGCGGCCTCCTCCCCGAACCCGTAGTAGGTGGTGCTCGTCGACTGCAGCAGGGCGTCCAGGAGGTTGTCGTAGGCGGGCCGGAACACCGACTCCCGAGCGACGAACCCGGAGATGGACGACTTGCCGCCGCCGAACGCCTTGGAGGTCGTCATCACGTCGGGGACGAGACCCGGGTACCTCATGAAGTGGAACAGCGAACCCGTCTTGCCCCAGCCGGAGTGGATCTCGTCGAAGATCAGGACGATGCCCTCGGCGGTGCACAGGTCACGCACGCCCCGGAGGAACTCCTCGGAGCACTCCCGCATCGTCGTCGCGGAGAACGGCTCGACGAGCAGGGCGTAGACGTCGCTCGTCCCGTCGGCCCGGCGGTGGCGGGCGACGGTCTCGCGGACCGAGTCGAGGTCGCCGAACGCGAAGTGGTCGATCCCCGGGATGGTCGGGAAGGTGAAGGTGCTCTGGGCGCCGGTCAGGCCGCCGCTGCCGAGGAGCTTGCCGTGGAAGGCGATGTCCGCGCTGAGGATGGTCCCGCGCTTGCCGTCGTGGTACTTGTACGCGAGCTTGACCGCCCCTTCGACGGCCTCCGCGCCGGAGTTGGGGAAGAACGACATGGTGAGGTCCTCCGGCAGGAGGGCGGCCAGATTGTGACCCAGCGCTGCGATATAAGGGGAGAAGTACGTCTTGTGCACCTCCATCCGCGAACGCTCCTGGAACTTGCGGCGTGCCTCGAGGATCCGGGGATGGTTGTGCCCGTGGTTGAGCACGCCGACGCCGCCGGTGAAGTCGAGGATCCGCCGGCCGTCACGGGTGTGGATCCAGCAACCCTCCGCGTGGTCGACGAGCTCACGCCCGAATCCGAGGGAGGTCATGAGCTTGACCTGGCTCCGGTTCACGTACCGGCGGTAGAGGTCGTGCACCTCGCCGACCGAGAGCCGCTCCGCGTCCTCCACGCTCAGCAGGTCGGTCGTGATCTGTGTGGCTGTCACCGTCCGTCGTCCTTTCGTCACGTTCATCGTTCGCCGGCCCCTGCTCCCACGAGCTGGCGTGTTCCGTCCGGCGGTGTGCCGCGGCGCCTGCGCACGAGGTCGACCAGCAACCAGGAACCGCACAGCAGCACCTCACCGACCAGGCAGAGCAGCCGGCTCATGAGCACGATCGCGATCGCGCCGTCGAGCGGCAGGATCGCCGCGAGCACCGCGGTGAGCGCGACCTCCCGGACGCCGATGCCGTCCGGGAAGACGACGGCCAGCGTGCCGGCCACCGTCGCCGCGGCGAATCCGCCGATCCCCGCGACGACGGCGGCTCCGGTGCCGGCCCCGGCGGCGAGCGAGAGCAGGCCGACGTGCGCGCCGGACAGCACCCAGCCGCTCGTCGCCAGCAGCAACGACGTGCGGACCTCGGCGGGCGTGGCCTCGACGACCTCGGCCCGGCCCGCCGCCGTCACGGCGCGTCGCACGGCGCGGGTGAGCAACCGCGGCCAGGCCACGACGACGACGGCGGCGACGGTGCCGGCCACGACGAGGGTGGTGGCGAGGAATGACGCCTCGAAGGCCAGCGGCACGGTCGCGACGCCGAGCAGCGCTCCGGCGAGCAGGCCGGTGGCCATGCTGAGGAAGAACGCCGAGACGATCCTGCGGGCGTCGACACCCGCGGCGCGGCCGACCTCGATCTGGGCGAGGATGCCCCACACCCTGCCGGGAACGAACTTGCTGAGGAAACCGACGTAGAAGATGCGCGTGGTGGACCGGGGGTCGACCGAGGGGCCGTCGACGAAGACCCGCCAGGCACGCATGGACAGCCAGACGCCCACGACGTTGGCCACGAGGCCGCCCGCCAGCGGCCAGGCGATCGCGGCCGAGTCGAACATGCGCAGCGCGGTGAGACCGCCCTCGTCGAGCGAGGACCGGAGCGCCAGCAGGATCGATGCCGTCACCACGCAGCCCGCGAGCAGCCAGAGCGTCCGGCGGACCGCCGGCCGGCCGGCCAGCCTTCCCAGCGTGGTGATCGCGTGTCTCAGGGGGCGCCGGGAGGCGCTCACGGCGTCGCCCGGACGCTGTCGCGCCGTGGTCCGGGACCGAAGGAGGGGTCGATCACCCAGCGCACGGCGCCGGCCATCGCGCCCGTGATCAGCGTGACCTGGACGAGGTAGTGGATCAGCGTGAACACGGCCAGGAAGCCCGGTCCGCGGCGCCGCAGCGCCGAGCGGTAGAGGCCGGGATCGGCCGCGATGCTGGCGCCGGCCAGGAAGAGCGCCGCGATCGCGCACCACGGGCTCAGCGCGGTGCCGAGCAGGAGCACCGCGGCCAGCCACGCCGCCCCCGCGCCGAGAGGGCTGTTCGCCTTGAGCCCGCGGCCCTTGTTGTGCTTCTCGATCGCGGCGACCGGAACCAGGAGCTGCGCCCGGCGGAACTGCTCGGCCAGCAGCGGGCCGAGCCGGTCCACCTCGTCGTGCCTCCCGCTGATCGCGTCGGTGAGCAGGATGGCGTGGCGGGGTGCGAGCCGTTCGCTGTACTCGACGTCCTCCGAGTCGCGGAGGTTCGCGTCGAACGGCCCGACCTCGTCGAAGACCGCGCGTGGCATCGCGGCCATCATGAAGATCGCGGTGTGCACCCGGCCGACGGAGCGCGCCTGCCAGTGGTGCGCGTGCAGCACCCGGTACCGTTCGACGACGCCGTCGTCGACGAGCGGCTCCGGCGCGACGACCCCGTAGACGCATCCCAGCGACGGGTCCGCCCGCAGCTCCCGCACCGCCTGCTCGACGGCGTCGGGCGCGAGGGCGACGTCGGAGTCCACGAAGAAGACGATCTCGCCCGTCGACTCCGCCACGCCGCGGTTGCGGGCCGCGGAGACGCCCCCGTTCCGTTCGAGCCCGATCACCCGGCAGGAGTACCGTGCCGCGACCTCGCGGGAGCCGTCGGTGCTCGCGTCGTCCACGACGATGACCTCGTGCGGGGGGTAGGTCTGCGCGAGCACGGACTCCAGGCACAGCGGGAGGGTCCCGGCGTAGTTGTAGTTCGGGACGACCACGGAGACACGTGGTGCGGGTCGGGCGATTGCCATCGGTTCCTCAGGGTTCTGTGACGGTTCGGCACGAGCATGCGGTGGTGCGGCGGGTGATCACAGGGGCCGGGGATGGCATCTCGCGGACAGCACCTGGCGGACGGTCCGGCTCCCGCGGAAAGCGGGCACGTGGCAGCGGGTGCCTGGCAGCAAGTGCCCGTGTCGGGTGGTCCGGGTCGTGTCCGCGATGTGGACCGTGCCGGAGTGACGAAGAACAACTCGCACAGATGCAGGTCGGCAAGCTGCGCATGGCGACCGGACAAGTAGGATGTGACCCGTGAGCGACGAGACCAACCCCACGACCGAGGCGACCGATGGTGACACCGGCACGGTAGAGCTGGACCTTCCCCCGATGACGGAGGAGGCGAAGGCCGAGGAAGCCACCCCGGTCCGTGCCACGCGCCGGGCGGTCGTCGCCGAGGACGAGGCACTGATCCGCATGGACGTGGTGGAGACACTGCGCGAGGCGGGGTTCGACGTCGTCGGCGAGGCCGGCGACGGCGCGACGGCGGTGAACCTGGCGCTCGAGCTCAAGCCCGATGTCGTCGTGATGGACGTCAAGATGCCCGAGCTGGACGGCATCTCGGCGGCCGAGAAGATCGGCAAGGCGCACGCCGCCCCCGTGGTGCTGCTGACGGCCTTCTCGCAGACGGAGCTCGTCGAGCGGGCGCGTGACGCCGGCGCGATGGCGTACGTCGTCAAGCCGTTCACCCCGGCGGACCTGCTGCCGTCGGTGGAGATCGCCATCTCGCGGTACCAGCAGCTCGGGGCCCTGGAGGCCGAGGTCACGGACCTCAAGGAGCGGTTCGAGACCCGCAAGCGTGTGGACCGCGCGAAGGGCCTGCTGATGACCAAGATGGGCCTGACGGAGCCGGAGTCCTTCCGCTGGATCCAGAAGACGTCGATGGACCGCCGGCTGACGATGCGTGAGGTCGCCGACGCCGTGATCGATCAGGTGGGCAACGCCTGACGGGTCGGGCGCGGCACGCGCTCCCTTCCGGCCGCCTGGCCTCCGGACTTGGAGGGAGCGCTTCCACGGGTCTATTCTCGAGCGCGAGTCGGACACTCGTCCAAGAGGTCCGGTACCCCGCGGGAATCCCGGAACCGCGGAGGCGTGCAAGCTGCGGAGGTGGCGTCAGTGCGAGAGCGAGTGGCAGTCGAGGTGCGGTCGGCGGGTCCCGCCGACCTCGAGGCGATCGCGGAACTCGCGGTACGCGGACGTGACGAGTCGCCCGCCGGTGCCCAGGTGGCCGCGGGGGACCAGGACCGCCTGCGGGAACAGCTCAGCGTGCTGCTGGCCGTCGACGGGCACGTGCTCGTCGCGGAGCGTGCCGGGCGGGTCGTGGGAGTCGTGCTGGGCAGGGTCGTCGGCCCCCACCTGTTCATGGTCCGGCCCGCGCTGTACCTGGACACCGTGTTCGTGGCACCCGACGCCCGGCGGCGCGGCGTCGGGCACGCACTCCTGCGTGCCGCGGCCTTCCTCGCGATCGAGAACGACTGCGACGAGGTCTACGCCGCGCCCGTGGCCGGTACCCGCGGCGTGCAGCGCTTCCTGGCCCGCCTCGGTTTCGCCCCGGCCTGCGGGCACCGGGTCGCTCCGACGCAGACCCTCCTGCGCCGTCTCGCGCACGACAGCCCGTTCGCGGCCGAGGTGGACCAGCGCCGGCGCCGGCCCGTCCGGACCGGTCTCGAGGACCTCATCGCGAGGCGCCGCCGCGCCCGCTCCGCGGAGTCGGGCCCGCTGGACCTCCGTGCCGTCCCGGACGCCGTCGACCGGCCTCGCGCGGAACGCGTCCCCGGCTGACCCGGCGACGAGCAGGGCGGCGAAACGTCAGCCGCCGATGATCATGCAGGTGAGACGCGCCGTGCAGACGCGCCTGCCGCTCTCGTCCGTGATGACTACCTCGTAGGCCGCCGTGCTGCGGCCCCGGTGGATCGCCGTCGCGACCCCCGTGACCGTGCCCGAGCGGACGCCGCGATGATGCGTCGCGTTGAGGTCGAGACCCACCGCCTGACGGCCCTCGCCGGCGTGCACCTGGGCCGCCACGGACGCGAGCGTCTCGGCGAGGACCGCCGACGAGCCGCCGTGCAGCAGGCCGGCCGGCTGCGTGTTGCCCTCCACCGGCATCCGTCCCGCCGTCCGCTCCGCGGAGATCTCCGTGAACTCGATGCCGAGCTTGTCGATCACCGTCACCTCGGGGGAGCCCGGGTACATCGCGCGCATGTCCAGCGGGTCGCGTCGGGTACGTGCCTCGTTCCTCGGCCTGTCCCCTCCACTGCGCCCCGCGTCGATGTCAGTCATGCGGGATAGGTTGTCATCCGTGACGACCGAAGCGCGAACCGACCTCCCCGCCGGCACCTCCGCCGGTACCCGCCCCCGGCTGCTGCTCGTGGACGGCCACTCCATGGCCTACCGGGCGTTCTTCGCCCTGCCCGACACGCTGGCCACCACCTCGGGCCAGGTCACCAACGCGGTGTTCGGCTTCACCTCGATGCTCACCAACCTCCTGCGCGACGAGCAGCCCACCCACGCCGCCGTCGCGTTCGACGCCGGCCGCGTCACCTTCCGCACCGAGAGGTACCCGGAGTACAAGGCCGGCCGCGCCGCCACCCCCGACGAGTTCCGCTCCCAGGTCCCGCTCATCCACGAGGTCCTCGACGCCCTGCACCTGCGGTACCTGTCGGCCGAGGGCATCGAGGCCGACGACATCCTCGCCACGCTCGCCGGCCAGGCCTCCGCCGCCGGCATGGACGTGCTCATCTGCTCCGGCGACCGCGACGCCCTCCAGCTCGTGAACGACGACGTCACGGTGCTCTACCCGGTGAAGGGCGTCTCCGAGCTGGCCCGCATGACGCCCGACGCCGTCGAGGGGAAGTACGGGGTGCCGCCCCGGCAGTACCCCGACCTGGCCGCGCTCGTCGGGGAGAAGAGCGACAACCTCCCCGGCATCCCCGGCGTCGGCCCCAAGACCGCCGCGAAGTGGGTCACCACCTTCGGCGGGCTCGACGAGCTCCTCGCCCGCGCCGACGAGGTCAAGGGCAAGGCGGGGGAGAAGCTCCGCGACCACCTGGAGCAGGTGCGCACCAACCGTGAGCTCAACGCGCTCCTCACCGACGTCACCATCGACCTCGGCCTCGACGACCTCGCCCTGACCGGCTTCGACCGCGAGGCCGTGCACCGGGTCTCCGACGCCCTGCAGTTCGGCCAGATGCGCGACCGGCTCCTCGCCGTCGACCCCGCCGGCGAGCCGGCCGGCGAGCAGCCCACCGGCAGCGTCGAGATCGAGGTGGACGACGTCGCCCCCGGCGGCCTCGCGGCCTGGCTCGCGGCCCGCACCGGCCGCCTCGGCCTCGACGTCTCGGGAACGACGACGCCCGTCGGCGGGGACGCCTGGAAGGTGGCCGTCGCGGGCCCGGACGGACACGCCGTCGTGTACGACACGGAGGACCTGGGGTCCGAGGACGACAAGGCGCTCGCGGCCTGGCTCGCCGACGAGGCCGCGCCGAAGGTGGTGCACGGGGCGAAGGCCGCGTGGCACGCGCTCGCGGGGCGCGGCTGGGACCTGCGGGGCGTCGAGTTCGACACCGAGCTGGCCGCCTACCTGTGCCACCCGGACCAGCGCGGTTACGACCTCGGTGACCTCGCGGAGCGGCACCTGGGGCGCCGCCTCGGCGTGGCGGCGCCCGCCGCGCAGGGCGCGCTCGATCTCGACCTCGACGGCGGCGCCACCGGGGAGCTGGAGGCTGCCCGTGCCGCCACCGTCGGCGACCTCGCCGAGATCCTCGCGGGTGAGCTGGCCGATCGCGGGGCGGCGCACCTGCTGTCGGACGTCGAACTGCCGCTGTCGCGCGTCCTGGCGTCCATGGAGCACGCCGGGATCGCGGCGGACGTGGACTACCTGACGGACCTGGAGAAGCACTTCGCGGCGGGTGTCGCCGACGCCGCCGCGGCCGCGTACGACGTGATCGGGCGGGAGGTGAACCTCGGCAGTCCCAAGCAGCTCCAGGAGGTGCTGTTCGACCAGCTCGCGATGCCGAAGACGAAGAAGATCAAGACCGGCTGGACCACCGACGCGGCGGCGCTGCAGGACTTGTTCGCCCGGACCCAGCACCCGTTCCTGGAGCACCTGCTGGCGCACCGCGACGTCACGCGCCTGCGCACCACGGTCGAGGGGCTGCTGCGGACCGTCGCGCCGGACGGGCGCATCCACACCACGTTCTACCAGACCATCGCCGCGACGGGCCGGCTCAGCTCGGTCGACCCGAACCTGCAGAACATCCCCGTCCGGACGGAGGCGGGCCGCCGCATCCGCCGGGCGTTCGTGGTGGGCCCGGGGTACGAGACCCTGCTCACGGCGGACTACAGCCAGATCGAGATGCGGATCATGGCCCACCTGTCCGGCGACGAGGGCCTGATCAGCGCCTTCCGCTCCGGGGAGGACCTGCACCGCTACGTGGGGTCGCGCGTGTTCCAGGTGAACCCCGAGGACGTCACGCCGGAGATGCGCGCCAAGGTCAAGGCCATGAGCTACGGCCTGGCGTACGGGCTGAGCGCGTTCGGGCTGTCCCAGCAGCTGGGGATCTCCACCGGTGAGGCACAAGGCCTCATGGACGACTACTTCGAGCGGTTCGGCGGAGTGCGGGACTACCTCACCGGCGTCGTCGAGGAGGCCCGCGCCACCGGCTGGACCGCGACGCTCCTGGGGCGGCGGCGCTACCTCCCGGACCTCACGAGCGACAACCGGCAGCGCCGCCAGATGGCGGAGCGGATGGCGCTCAACGCCCCGATCCAGGGGTCGGCGGCGGACATCATCAAGCTCGCCATGCTGGGTGTGCGGCGCGAGATGGACGCCCAGCGCCTGGAGTCCCGCGTCCTGCTCCAGGTGCACGACGAACTCGTCGTGGAGGTCGCCCCCGGCGAGCGCGCCGTGATGGAGGAGCTCCTGCGCGCCCAGATGGGCGCGGCGTTCGAGCTGGACGTCCCCCTGGAGGTCTCGGTGGGCGCGGGCCAGAACTGGCACGACGCCGCGCACTGATACGGGCGCGGTGCGGGAGTGCGGCGTCCCGCGCCCTGGGCGGGCGCGCGACGCCGCGGCCTCGCCCGCGGGACGTCAGCCCTTGCGGGTGACGAAGACGGCCGTGCCCGGGAGGTAGCGGCCGCGCTCCGGGCCCCAGCCGCCCCACACCGCGGAGTTCCAGGCAGGCCACTCCGGCTCGACCAGATCGACGAGTCGCAGGCCGGCCGCCGCGACATCGCGCACGTGGTCGCCCACCGTGCGGTGGTACTCGGCGTAGGAGACGCGGCCGGCGTCGTCCGTCTCGACGTACGGCCGGCGGTCGAAGTAGGAGCGGTTCGCCGTGAGCCCGGCCGGAGTCGGGTCGTCGGGGAACGCCCAGCGCAGGGGGTGGGTGACCGAGAAGACCCAGCGGCCGCCCGCGCGCAGGACGCGCGCGGCCTCGGCGTGCACGCGGCCGGCATCCGGCACGAACGGGATCGCGCCGAACGAGGTGAAGACGACGTCGAAGCTCGCGTCGGCGAACGGAAGCGCCCGCGCGTCGGCCTGGACGAGCGGGACGACGCCGGCAACGTCGCCCGGGAGCGGGTCCTGGCCGCGACCGCCGTCGGACCCCGTGCGGTCCCACGCCTCGGGCGTGCGGTCCCGCATGCCGGCCCGGCGCTCGCGTCCCTCGTGGAGCATGCGCCACGACACGTCCGTCGCCACGGCACGGGCGCCCCGCCCGGCGAGCCAGCGGGAGCACTGCGCGGCGCCGGCGCCGATCTCCAGCACGTCGCGACCGGCGACGTCGCCCAGCAGACCGGCCTCGGACTCGGTGAGTCCCTCGGGGCCCCAGCGGAGCTCGCCCGCCAGGAAGCCGTCGTGGTCGTCGAGGTACTCGCCGGCGTTCGTGTCCCACCAGCCGCGGGAGGCGGCGCCGCCCTCGTGGTCGGGCACATCGCGGTATCCGTAGTCGCGCACGGGGCACATCCTCTCGCGGCGGCACGGCGGCGGCCTCCGGCGGCGCCGGGCATGATCCCATAGCACGCCGTGGCCGATCACGAATCGATCACGATATGGACATCCGGTACACAGCGAAACACTCGCGCAACCCGGGTGAACCTAGAGTCGGGCGCACACCACGCAGCGGCGTGCGCAACCTGCGCGCCGCGTCCGATGGAAGGAGACGCCATGCGTCTGGGTTCACTGCGCCGGCTGGGGGCGCCTGTCGCGCTCGCGGCTGCCGGCGCCGTCGCGCTGTCCGGTTGCGTCGCGAGCGAGCGCGGCGACGAGGGTTCCGGCGGGGACGGCGGGAAGGACACGTTCGTGTTCGGCGCGTCGGCCGAGCCGGCCACGCTCGACCCCGCCTTCGCCTCCGACGGCGAGTCGTTCCGGGTCGCGCGGCAGATCTTCGAGGGGCTGGTCGGTGTCGCGCCGGGCACCGCGGATCCCGAGCCGCTGCTCGCGGAGAGCTGGGACATCAGCGAGGACGGGCTGGAGTACACCTTCCAGCTGGTGGAGGGCGTGACCTTCCACGACGGCACGGACTTCGACGCCGAAGCCGTGTGCGCGAACTTCGACCGCTGGCACGGCTGGACCGGCCTCGCGTCCCACGAGAACCTCTCGTACTACTACAAGGCCGTCTTCGGCGGCACCGGTGACGACAGCAAGTACGACTCGTGCGAGGCGACCGACGCGGCCACCGCCGTCGTCACGCTGAACACGCCGGTCCCGGAGATGATCGCCGCCCTGTCGCTGCCGGCGCTGTCCATGCAGTCGCCGACGGCCCTCGAGGAGTTCGGCGCCGACGACGTGCAGGGCACGGAGGACGCGCCGCAGCTGACGGAGTACGGCAAGGAGCACCCGGTCGGCACCGGCCCGTACAAGTTCGTCGAGTGGAAGTCCGGTGAGAGCGTCACGCTCGAGGCCAACGAGGACTACCGCGACGAGATCGCGGACGTGAAGCGGATCATCTTCACCACCATCGCGGACGGCACCGCACGCCGTCAGGCGCTCGAGGCCGGTGACATCGACGGGTACGACCTGGTCGCCCCGGCCGACGTGGACGCGCTCGACGAGGCGGGCTTCACGCTGCACAACCGCCCGGCATTCAACATCCTGTACCTCGGCATGAACCAGAACGCCGAGCCGCTGGACGACCCGCTCGTGCGCCAGGCGATCGCCCACGCGGTCGACAAGGAAGGCCTGGCGGAGGCCACGCTGCCCGAGGGCACCGAGGTCGCCACGCAGTTCATCCCGTCGACGGTCATGGGCTACTCCGAGGACGTCGCCACGTACGACTACGACCCCGAGACGGCGATGGACCTCCTGGCCGAGGCGGGCGCCGAGGACCTCGAGATCGAGTTCAACTACCCGACCGAGGTGTCGCGCCCGTACATGCCGGACCCCGCCGCGATCTTCGAGGCGATCTCCGCGGACCTCGAGGAGGTCGGCATCACGGTCACGGCGACGGCGGAGCCGTGGAGCCCCACCTACATCGACACCATCCAGGGCAGCGAGAAGCACGGCCTGCACCTGCTGGGCTGGACGGGCGACTACAACGACACCTACAACTTCATCGGCACGTTCTTCGGTACGGAGTCCCTGGAGTGGGGCTTCGACGACGCCGAGGTGTTCGAGGCGATCGACGACGCCCGCAACGCGCCGGTCGAGGAGCAGGAAGCCGCCTACCAGCACGCGAACGAGGTCCTGATGGACTTCCTGCCGGGCCTGCCGATCGCGAGCCCGGTGCCCACGCTGGTCGTGGCACCGGACGTGATCGACTACCCGATCTCGCCGGTGCAGGACGAGGTGTACCACTCCATCACGTTCGAGTGAGCGTGACCTCAGGCGGCCCGCACAGGCCGTAACATCGATGCCCGTGTCCGCGGCCGACCGCCGTCGGGCACGGGCATCCATGTGCCACGGAACGAACCGAAAGCGATCACATGCTCAGACTCGTCGGGCAGCGGCTGCTGCTCCTGATACCGCTCCTCCTGGGGCTCTCGGTACTCCTGTTCGCATGGGTGCGGGCGCTGCCGGGCGGGCCGGTCACCGCCATGCTGGGCGAGCGGTACACCCCGGAGGCGGCCGCCGCGATCGAGGCCGAGATGGGGCTCGACCAGCCCCTGATCGTCCAGTACGGCAAGTACCTGCTCCGCCTGCTGCAGGGCGATTTCGGGACGTCGCTGCGCAGCGGCCGTCCCGTGCTGGAGGAGTTCATCAACCGGTTCCCCGCGACGATCGAGCTGACCGTGGTCGCGCTGATCTTCGCGATCGGGATCGGTATCCCGCTCGGCTACCTCGCCGCCCGGCGGGCGGGCACCGTCGTCGACCACACCGCGGTGGTCGTGTCGCTCATCGGCGTGACGGTCCCGGTGTTCTTCCTCGCCTTCATCCTCAAGTACTTCTTCGCCGTGGAGCTGGGCTGGTTCCCGACGAGCGGCCGGATGAGCCCCACCATGGAGGCGACCCATCCCACCAACTTCTACGTCCTGGACGGGATCCTCACCGCGGAGTGGGACGCCGCCTGGGACGCGCTGGTGCACCTGATCCTGCCGGGCGTCGCGCTGGGCACGATCCCGCTGGCGATCATCGCCCGCATGA encodes:
- a CDS encoding ABC transporter substrate-binding protein, producing MRLGSLRRLGAPVALAAAGAVALSGCVASERGDEGSGGDGGKDTFVFGASAEPATLDPAFASDGESFRVARQIFEGLVGVAPGTADPEPLLAESWDISEDGLEYTFQLVEGVTFHDGTDFDAEAVCANFDRWHGWTGLASHENLSYYYKAVFGGTGDDSKYDSCEATDAATAVVTLNTPVPEMIAALSLPALSMQSPTALEEFGADDVQGTEDAPQLTEYGKEHPVGTGPYKFVEWKSGESVTLEANEDYRDEIADVKRIIFTTIADGTARRQALEAGDIDGYDLVAPADVDALDEAGFTLHNRPAFNILYLGMNQNAEPLDDPLVRQAIAHAVDKEGLAEATLPEGTEVATQFIPSTVMGYSEDVATYDYDPETAMDLLAEAGAEDLEIEFNYPTEVSRPYMPDPAAIFEAISADLEEVGITVTATAEPWSPTYIDTIQGSEKHGLHLLGWTGDYNDTYNFIGTFFGTESLEWGFDDAEVFEAIDDARNAPVEEQEAAYQHANEVLMDFLPGLPIASPVPTLVVAPDVIDYPISPVQDEVYHSITFE
- a CDS encoding ABC transporter permease; the encoded protein is MLRLVGQRLLLLIPLLLGLSVLLFAWVRALPGGPVTAMLGERYTPEAAAAIEAEMGLDQPLIVQYGKYLLRLLQGDFGTSLRSGRPVLEEFINRFPATIELTVVALIFAIGIGIPLGYLAARRAGTVVDHTAVVVSLIGVTVPVFFLAFILKYFFAVELGWFPTSGRMSPTMEATHPTNFYVLDGILTAEWDAAWDALVHLILPGVALGTIPLAIIARMTRAAVSEVQNADYVRTARAKGIKPARLRTEHILRNAMLPVLTTIGLQVGLLLSGAVLTETVFAFSGIGSFLAEAVFNADYPVLQGFVLLIAVTYALVNLLVDVSYGLIDPRLRRQQ